The proteins below are encoded in one region of Mycobacterium shinjukuense:
- a CDS encoding DUF1490 family protein: MAVHVFLAKAATTVVTGLVGVTAYEVLRKAACKAPLRQTAVAAAELGLRGTRKAEEAAESARLTIADVMAEARERIGEEAPTPAVSTVGDHEH; this comes from the coding sequence ATGGCGGTACATGTGTTCTTGGCAAAGGCGGCAACGACGGTAGTCACCGGTTTGGTCGGGGTGACCGCCTACGAGGTGCTGCGCAAGGCCGCATGCAAGGCGCCGCTGCGCCAGACGGCGGTAGCGGCCGCCGAGCTGGGACTGCGCGGCACCCGCAAGGCAGAGGAGGCCGCGGAGTCGGCCAGGCTCACGATTGCCGACGTGATGGCGGAGGCCCGGGAACGCATCGGTGAAGAGGCGCCCACCCCGGCCGTGAGCACCGTCGGCGACCACGAACACTGA
- a CDS encoding PIN domain-containing protein has translation MTRYQRALLDTSVVIDYPARAVAAHASTAAVSTITLAELSYGLHSADPLLNAAREQRYHWIVNTFDPIPFDARAARIYGALCAMVRTVGRDPKPRRFDLLIAAVAVAVDIPLMTRNEADFLGIHPGLTIIGVR, from the coding sequence TTGACCCGGTACCAGCGGGCGCTACTGGACACATCCGTCGTTATCGACTACCCGGCCAGGGCCGTAGCCGCGCATGCGTCGACCGCCGCGGTCAGCACCATAACGCTGGCCGAGCTGTCCTACGGCTTGCACAGCGCCGATCCGCTGCTCAATGCCGCCCGCGAGCAGCGCTATCACTGGATCGTGAATACCTTTGACCCGATTCCGTTTGATGCACGTGCAGCGCGGATTTACGGAGCGTTGTGTGCCATGGTCCGCACCGTTGGCCGAGACCCCAAGCCACGACGCTTCGACCTCCTGATTGCGGCGGTCGCCGTCGCTGTGGACATCCCGCTGATGACGCGCAATGAAGCTGATTTCCTCGGTATTCACCCCGGTTTGACCATCATCGGCGTCCGGTGA
- a CDS encoding LCP family protein codes for MPVQRVIRAAWTALACAIVLGTGVAWSHVRSFEDGIFHMSAPSLGHGGDDGAIDILLVGLDSRTDAHGNPLSAEELATLRAGDEESTNTDTIILVRIPNNGKSATAISIPRDSYVAAPGLGKTKINGVYGQTRETKRASLVQAGASPAEAAAAGTEAGREALIKTVADLTGVTVDHYAEIGLLGFALITDALGGVDVCLKEPVYEPLSGADFPAGRQILDGPQALSFVRQRHELPRGDLDRVVRQQAVMASLAHRVISGKTLSSPATLRRLQQAVQRSVVLSSGWDIMDFVQQLQKLAAGNVAFATIPVLDGAGWSDDGMQSVVRVDPRQVAEWVAGLLHEQDQGKTEQLAYTPAKTTANVVNDTDINGLAAAVSEVLTAKGFTAGSVGNNEGGHVKGSQVRAAKADDLGAQEVAKELGGLPVVADASIPAGSVRVVLADDYTGPGSGLDGGRSAAAAHASTPGASDGTAPPPSPILTAGSDTPECIN; via the coding sequence ATGCCTGTGCAACGTGTGATTCGTGCGGCCTGGACGGCACTGGCCTGTGCGATCGTCCTCGGCACTGGAGTGGCCTGGAGTCACGTCCGGTCGTTCGAAGACGGCATCTTCCACATGTCCGCACCGTCGCTGGGTCACGGCGGCGACGACGGCGCCATCGACATCTTGCTGGTCGGCCTGGACAGCCGCACCGACGCGCACGGCAACCCGCTGTCCGCCGAGGAACTGGCGACATTGCGGGCCGGCGACGAGGAGTCCACCAACACCGACACCATCATCCTGGTCCGCATACCCAACAACGGGAAATCGGCGACCGCGATCTCGATTCCGCGGGACTCCTACGTCGCGGCGCCCGGTTTGGGCAAGACCAAGATCAACGGCGTCTACGGCCAAACCAGGGAGACCAAGCGGGCCAGCCTGGTCCAAGCCGGTGCCTCCCCGGCCGAGGCCGCGGCGGCCGGCACCGAAGCCGGCCGCGAGGCCCTGATCAAGACGGTCGCCGACCTCACCGGAGTCACCGTCGACCACTACGCCGAGATCGGGTTGCTCGGTTTCGCGCTGATCACCGATGCCCTGGGCGGCGTCGATGTCTGCCTGAAAGAACCGGTTTACGAACCACTTTCGGGAGCAGATTTTCCGGCCGGCCGCCAGATTCTCGACGGCCCGCAGGCGTTGAGCTTCGTCCGCCAGCGCCACGAGCTGCCGCGGGGCGACCTGGACCGGGTGGTGCGCCAGCAGGCGGTGATGGCCTCGTTGGCCCATCGGGTCATCTCCGGCAAGACGCTGTCCAGCCCCGCCACCCTGCGGCGGCTGCAGCAGGCCGTGCAACGCTCGGTGGTGCTGTCCTCGGGGTGGGACATCATGGATTTCGTCCAGCAGCTGCAGAAGCTGGCCGCCGGGAACGTCGCCTTCGCCACCATTCCCGTGCTGGACGGCGCCGGCTGGAGCGACGACGGCATGCAAAGCGTGGTGCGGGTGGATCCGCGCCAGGTCGCCGAGTGGGTCGCGGGGCTGTTGCACGAACAGGATCAGGGCAAGACCGAGCAGCTGGCCTACACACCCGCCAAGACCACCGCCAACGTGGTCAACGACACCGACATCAACGGCCTGGCGGCAGCGGTGTCGGAAGTGTTGACCGCCAAGGGGTTTACCGCCGGCTCCGTCGGCAACAACGAGGGCGGCCATGTCAAGGGCAGCCAGGTGCGGGCGGCCAAAGCCGATGACCTGGGCGCGCAGGAGGTCGCCAAGGAACTGGGCGGGTTGCCCGTCGTCGCCGATGCGTCGATACCGGCGGGCTCGGTCCGGGTGGTGCTGGCGGACGACTACACCGGTCCCGGATCGGGGCTGGACGGGGGCCGGTCGGCAGCAGCCGCCCACGCCTCGACCCCGGGGGCCTCCGACGGCACCGCTCCCCCGCCGTCGCCGATCCTGACCGCGGGCTCCGACACTCCGGAATGCATCAACTGA
- a CDS encoding NUDIX hydrolase yields MSPRNLRESVIAMLTGWQPPDPTQDSVRHAVLSFVHARTDACRRECEPGHITASTLVLDDSGGRVLLTLHPRLRRWVQLGGHCEDDDEDIVAAALREATEESGVAGLRITAELAAVHVHPVTCSLGVPTRHLDLQFVAHAPTGARIAVSDESDDLRWWPADALPPGTDFALAYLVARARGWSRDGPC; encoded by the coding sequence ATGTCGCCGAGGAATCTGCGAGAGTCGGTGATCGCGATGCTCACCGGGTGGCAGCCACCCGATCCGACCCAGGACTCGGTGCGGCACGCCGTGCTGTCTTTCGTGCACGCCCGCACCGACGCCTGCCGCCGCGAGTGCGAACCCGGCCACATCACCGCGTCCACGCTGGTGCTCGACGACAGCGGCGGCCGGGTGCTGCTCACCCTGCACCCGCGCCTGCGCCGCTGGGTGCAACTGGGTGGGCATTGCGAGGATGACGACGAGGACATCGTCGCCGCGGCGCTGCGCGAGGCCACCGAAGAATCCGGCGTCGCCGGTCTGCGGATCACCGCCGAACTCGCCGCCGTTCATGTCCACCCGGTCACCTGCTCACTGGGCGTGCCGACCCGCCACCTCGACCTGCAGTTCGTGGCGCACGCACCCACCGGGGCCCGGATCGCGGTCAGCGACGAGTCCGACGACCTGCGCTGGTGGCCGGCCGACGCCTTGCCCCCCGGAACCGATTTCGCGTTGGCGTACCTGGTGGCTCGGGCCCGCGGCTGGTCGCGCGACGGCCCATGTTGA
- the manB gene encoding mannose-1-phosphate guanylyltransferase, producing MATHHVDAVVLVGGKGTRLRPLTLSAPKPMLPTAGLPFLTHLLSRIAAAGIEHVILGTSYHAAVFEAEFGDGSKLGLQIDYVTEERPLGTGGAIANVAGRLRHDTVMVFNGDVLSGADLDQLLDFHRSNQADVTLHLVRVGDPRAFGCVPTVDGRVTGFLEKTQDPPTDQINAGCYVFTRGIIDRIPRGREVSVEREVFPALLSDPELTVCGYVDASYWRDMGTPEDFVRGSADLVRGIAPSPALRGHRGERLVHDGAAVSPGAVLVGGTVVGRGAEIGPGVRLDGAVIFDGVKVEAGSVIERSIIGFGVRIGPRALIRDGVIGDGADIGARCELLRGARVWPGVSIPDGGIRYSSDV from the coding sequence GTGGCAACCCACCACGTCGATGCGGTGGTCCTGGTCGGCGGCAAGGGCACCAGGCTGCGGCCGCTGACGTTGTCGGCCCCCAAGCCCATGCTGCCCACCGCGGGGCTGCCGTTTCTCACCCATCTGCTGTCGCGGATCGCCGCGGCCGGCATCGAGCACGTGATCCTGGGCACGTCGTATCACGCCGCGGTGTTCGAGGCCGAGTTCGGTGACGGGTCCAAGCTGGGGCTGCAGATCGACTATGTGACCGAAGAGCGGCCGTTGGGGACCGGCGGCGCCATCGCCAACGTTGCCGGCAGACTGCGCCACGACACCGTGATGGTGTTCAACGGTGACGTGCTCTCCGGGGCTGATCTGGACCAGCTGCTGGACTTCCACCGCAGCAACCAGGCCGACGTCACGCTGCACCTGGTGCGGGTGGGCGATCCGCGGGCCTTCGGGTGCGTGCCGACCGTGGACGGCCGGGTGACCGGGTTCCTGGAGAAGACCCAGGATCCGCCGACCGATCAGATCAACGCCGGCTGCTACGTCTTCACGCGCGGGATCATCGATCGGATTCCGCGCGGCCGCGAGGTCTCGGTGGAACGCGAGGTGTTCCCCGCGCTGCTCTCCGACCCCGAGCTCACGGTGTGCGGCTACGTGGACGCCAGCTACTGGCGCGACATGGGCACGCCCGAAGACTTCGTTCGCGGCTCGGCGGATCTGGTGCGCGGGATCGCGCCGTCACCCGCCCTGCGAGGCCACCGCGGCGAGCGGCTGGTGCATGACGGCGCGGCGGTGTCGCCGGGCGCGGTGCTGGTCGGCGGCACGGTCGTCGGCCGGGGCGCGGAAATCGGGCCCGGTGTCCGGCTGGATGGCGCGGTCATCTTCGATGGCGTCAAGGTCGAGGCCGGCAGCGTGATCGAGCGCTCGATCATCGGCTTCGGCGTCCGGATCGGTCCGCGGGCGCTGATCCGCGACGGCGTGATCGGCGACGGCGCCGACATCGGCGCACGCTGCGAGCTGCTGCGCGGCGCCCGGGTGTGGCCGGGCGTGTCCATTCCCGACGGCGGGATCCGCTACTCGTCGGACGTATAG
- a CDS encoding glycosyltransferase family 2 protein, which produces MVAVTYSPGPHLERFLASLSLATERPVSVLLADNGSTDGTPQAAVERYPNVRLLPTGANLGYGTAVNRTVARLDEGKIADQPWVDDWVIVANPDVQWGPGSIDALLEAAARWPRAGALGPLIRDPDGSVYPSARHLPSLVRGGMHALLGPVWPGNPWTLAYRQERLEPSERPVGWLSGSCLLVRRSAFREVGGFDERYFMYMEDVDLGDRLGKAGWQSVYVPTAEVLHHKGHSTGRDPASHLAAHHKSTYLFLADRHTGWWRAPLRWVLRGSLALRSHLMVRSSLRRARRSASQHVKLAEGRH; this is translated from the coding sequence GTGGTAGCGGTGACCTACTCGCCGGGCCCGCACCTGGAGCGGTTCCTGGCGTCGTTGTCGCTGGCCACCGAGCGCCCGGTCAGCGTCCTGTTGGCCGACAACGGCTCCACCGACGGCACCCCGCAGGCTGCCGTCGAGCGTTACCCCAACGTGCGGCTGCTGCCGACCGGGGCCAATCTCGGGTACGGAACCGCGGTGAATCGCACGGTCGCCAGGCTCGATGAGGGCAAGATTGCCGACCAACCGTGGGTCGATGACTGGGTGATCGTGGCAAACCCGGACGTGCAATGGGGCCCGGGCAGCATCGACGCCCTGCTGGAGGCCGCCGCCCGCTGGCCGCGTGCGGGCGCGCTGGGCCCGCTGATCCGGGACCCGGACGGGTCGGTGTACCCGTCGGCGCGGCACCTGCCCAGCCTGGTCCGGGGCGGCATGCATGCCCTGCTCGGGCCGGTGTGGCCGGGCAATCCGTGGACGCTGGCCTACCGGCAGGAGCGGCTCGAGCCCAGCGAACGGCCGGTGGGCTGGCTGTCGGGGTCGTGCCTGCTGGTGCGCCGGTCGGCGTTTCGGGAGGTCGGCGGATTCGACGAGCGCTACTTCATGTACATGGAAGATGTCGACCTCGGCGACCGGCTGGGCAAGGCCGGCTGGCAGTCCGTCTATGTGCCGACGGCCGAGGTTTTGCACCACAAGGGCCACTCCACCGGGCGTGACCCGGCGAGTCACCTGGCGGCGCATCACAAGAGCACCTACTTGTTCCTGGCCGATCGGCACACCGGTTGGTGGCGCGCTCCGCTGCGCTGGGTGCTGCGGGGATCGCTGGCCCTGCGCTCCCACCTGATGGTGCGCAGCTCGCTGCGCCGGGCTCGCAGGTCGGCAAGCCAGCACGTCAAGCTGGCGGAAGGGCGGCACTGA
- a CDS encoding type II toxin-antitoxin system Phd/YefM family antitoxin has protein sequence MATPVSQRELRNDSGAIMRRVQQGERFTVTRNGVPVADLIPHHQSEPDRPSRFVPVAHIAAGINELPCWDAERFVHELDELDSAVDDSDAGRWRADP, from the coding sequence ATGGCGACACCGGTCAGTCAACGGGAACTGAGAAACGACAGCGGCGCGATCATGCGGCGCGTGCAACAGGGTGAGCGCTTTACGGTTACCAGAAACGGCGTTCCGGTAGCAGATCTCATTCCGCACCACCAATCCGAACCCGATCGACCGTCGCGGTTCGTTCCGGTGGCGCACATCGCCGCAGGGATAAACGAACTTCCGTGTTGGGATGCCGAACGTTTCGTCCACGAGCTCGACGAGCTCGACAGTGCCGTTGACGATAGCGACGCCGGAAGATGGCGCGCCGACCCTTGA
- a CDS encoding Eco57I restriction-modification methylase domain-containing protein, with protein sequence MTTFAGKAAASADKVRGGYYTPAPVARFLARWVRAAGPRIVEPACGDGAILRALAAVTNQARGVELAAREAAKAREFAPVDTENLFAWLATSAAGGWDGVAGNPPYIRFGNWAPDQRAPALDLMRREGLRPTKLTNAWVPFVVASTLLVRDGGRVGLVLPAELLQVGYAAQVRDFLLRRFREITLVTFQRLAFDGVLQEVVLFCGVAGAGPARIRTVQLADANALEGADLDVESAPALRHDKEKWTKYFLSPTQIGLLRSLERSDALTQLGRLAEVDVGIVTGRNSFFTFTDSQARGLGLIAHCVPLVSRSAQLSGLVYDMDCRASDVAAGHRTWLLDAAGEPADPALLAHIAAGEAAGVHRGYKCSIRKPWWRTPSLWIPDLFMLRQIHRAPRLTVNAAAATSTDTVHRVRVKPGGESPTHPGALAAVFHNSVTFAFTEIMGRSYGGGILELEPAEAERLPVPAPSYASTDLIADVDLLVKAGDPDKALDLVDQRVLIDGLGLSPRVVADCRAAWVALRDRRTRRGSR encoded by the coding sequence ATGACAACGTTCGCGGGCAAGGCCGCCGCGTCGGCGGACAAGGTTCGCGGCGGCTATTACACGCCGGCTCCGGTTGCCCGATTTCTGGCCCGCTGGGTTCGGGCGGCGGGCCCGCGCATCGTGGAGCCGGCCTGCGGCGACGGCGCCATCCTGCGTGCGCTGGCCGCCGTCACCAACCAGGCGCGCGGTGTGGAACTGGCGGCGCGCGAGGCCGCCAAGGCGCGCGAATTCGCCCCCGTGGACACCGAGAACCTGTTCGCCTGGCTGGCCACGTCCGCCGCCGGCGGCTGGGACGGGGTCGCGGGCAACCCGCCCTACATCCGGTTTGGCAACTGGGCGCCCGACCAACGAGCACCCGCGCTGGACCTGATGCGGCGCGAAGGTTTACGGCCCACCAAGTTGACCAATGCCTGGGTCCCGTTCGTGGTGGCGAGCACCCTGCTGGTGCGCGACGGCGGACGCGTGGGGCTGGTGCTGCCCGCCGAGTTGCTGCAAGTCGGCTATGCCGCTCAGGTGCGTGACTTTCTGCTGCGCCGCTTTCGGGAGATCACGCTGGTGACGTTTCAGCGGCTGGCGTTCGACGGCGTCCTGCAGGAGGTCGTTTTGTTCTGCGGCGTCGCCGGCGCGGGTCCGGCGCGCATCCGCACAGTCCAGCTCGCCGATGCCAACGCACTCGAGGGCGCGGATCTTGACGTCGAATCGGCTCCCGCACTGAGGCACGATAAGGAGAAGTGGACCAAATACTTTCTGAGCCCCACGCAGATCGGCCTGCTGCGCAGCCTCGAGCGGTCCGATGCCCTGACCCAGCTGGGCCGGCTGGCCGAGGTGGACGTGGGCATCGTGACGGGCCGCAACAGCTTCTTCACCTTCACCGATTCCCAAGCACGGGGCCTGGGGCTCATCGCGCACTGTGTCCCGCTGGTCTCGCGCAGCGCGCAACTGTCCGGCCTGGTCTATGACATGGATTGCCGGGCAAGCGATGTCGCCGCCGGGCACCGGACATGGCTGCTGGACGCCGCCGGCGAGCCGGCCGACCCCGCGCTGCTGGCACACATCGCCGCCGGCGAAGCCGCCGGCGTGCACCGGGGTTACAAATGCTCGATCCGCAAGCCGTGGTGGCGCACGCCGTCGTTGTGGATTCCCGACCTGTTCATGTTGCGCCAGATTCATCGGGCACCGCGGCTGACCGTCAATGCCGCGGCGGCAACCAGCACCGACACCGTGCACCGCGTCCGGGTCAAACCCGGCGGCGAGTCCCCGACCCACCCCGGGGCGCTGGCCGCGGTGTTCCACAACAGCGTGACGTTCGCCTTCACCGAAATCATGGGCCGCAGTTACGGCGGGGGCATCTTGGAGCTGGAACCCGCCGAGGCCGAGCGGCTGCCCGTTCCCGCACCGTCCTATGCGAGCACCGATCTGATCGCCGACGTCGATCTGCTGGTGAAGGCCGGCGACCCCGACAAGGCCCTCGACCTGGTGGATCAACGCGTGCTGATCGACGGGCTCGGCTTGTCACCGCGGGTGGTGGCGGACTGCCGCGCGGCCTGGGTCGCGCTGCGGGATCGCCGGACGAGGCGGGGATCCCGGTGA
- the rfbD gene encoding dTDP-4-dehydrorhamnose reductase has protein sequence MSGRILITGAGGQLGSHLTARAAREGRDTQAFTSSQWDVTDPGAAERIIQSGDVVVNCAAYTDVDGAETDEARCYAVNATGPEHLARACARAGARLIHVSTDFVFGGDFGDAQPRPYEPSDPTQPRGVYACSKLTGERAVLQTLPEAVVVRTAWVYTGGAGKDFVAVMRRLAAGDGPVDVVDDQTGSPTYVVDLAAAVLQVVDCLDESHVRGRILHAANQGAVSRFGQARAVFEECGADPQRVRPVSSAQFPRPAPRPCYSALSGREWAAAGFAPLRPWRSALVAALAAARRGAAVDPALPSTRD, from the coding sequence ATGTCGGGCAGGATCCTCATCACCGGAGCCGGTGGGCAGCTGGGCAGCCACCTGACCGCGCGGGCCGCTCGGGAAGGCCGCGACACGCAGGCGTTCACCTCGTCGCAATGGGACGTCACCGATCCAGGCGCGGCCGAGCGGATCATCCAAAGCGGCGACGTGGTGGTCAATTGCGCGGCCTACACCGACGTCGACGGCGCCGAAACCGACGAGGCGCGCTGCTATGCGGTCAACGCCACCGGTCCGGAGCATCTGGCGCGCGCCTGCGCGCGCGCCGGCGCCCGGTTGATCCACGTGTCCACCGACTTTGTGTTCGGTGGCGACTTCGGTGACGCGCAGCCGCGCCCGTATGAACCCAGCGACCCAACTCAGCCCCGGGGTGTCTACGCGTGCAGCAAACTCACCGGCGAACGGGCCGTGCTGCAGACGCTGCCGGAGGCCGTGGTGGTGCGCACCGCCTGGGTGTACACCGGCGGGGCGGGCAAGGATTTCGTCGCCGTCATGCGACGGCTGGCCGCCGGCGACGGTCCGGTGGATGTGGTCGACGACCAGACCGGCTCGCCGACCTACGTCGTCGACCTGGCCGCCGCGGTGTTGCAGGTGGTCGACTGCCTAGACGAGAGTCACGTGCGCGGGCGCATCCTGCACGCCGCCAACCAGGGCGCGGTGTCGCGGTTCGGGCAGGCCCGCGCGGTGTTCGAGGAATGCGGCGCCGACCCGCAGCGGGTGCGCCCGGTCAGCAGCGCACAATTTCCGCGGCCCGCGCCACGGCCGTGCTACTCCGCGCTGTCTGGCCGGGAGTGGGCCGCGGCCGGGTTCGCGCCGCTAAGGCCCTGGCGCAGTGCGCTTGTCGCGGCGCTGGCGGCGGCTCGCCGCGGAGCCGCGGTCGATCCCGCGTTACCCTCAACCCGTGACTGA